One genomic segment of Cellulophaga sp. HaHaR_3_176 includes these proteins:
- a CDS encoding serine hydrolase, with product MKKPLFTYLKDFFAFTRVVGDVSELKGLNKIDVLLQNLIDFKKIPGLSISVFKDNKSLYQKGYGYADIEKQILVNPETSVFRVASVSKPIAATALARIVADGFIDLDASFYTYVPYYPKKKWDFTIRQLASHTAGIRSYKGKEYGLNKPYSIKESIEVFKEDDLLFEPGTSYHYNSFDWVLISLAIQEVSGLSFEKYVEEKVLKPLGLQHILPASPSGVDVLKDATLSLVNFYSKLAFGFKAAIPVNNYYKIAGGGFLATSAAIAKLGQVYLNKETLIDDALLSQFITTETINNKPIYYGLGWQSSQDKSGRVYYGHIGNGVGGYSNFFVYPKQKTVISILVNCTNPNIQKELDEVINEILHLEA from the coding sequence TTGAAAAAGCCATTATTTACATATTTAAAAGATTTTTTTGCATTTACTAGAGTAGTTGGTGATGTTTCAGAGTTAAAGGGTTTGAATAAAATAGATGTTCTTCTTCAGAACTTAATCGATTTTAAAAAAATACCAGGTTTATCTATCTCGGTTTTTAAAGACAATAAAAGTTTATATCAAAAAGGCTACGGTTATGCTGATATAGAAAAGCAAATACTTGTAAACCCAGAAACCTCTGTTTTTAGAGTAGCAAGTGTGTCGAAACCAATTGCAGCAACAGCTTTAGCTCGTATAGTAGCAGATGGTTTTATTGATTTGGATGCGTCATTTTATACCTACGTGCCTTATTATCCTAAAAAAAAGTGGGATTTTACAATCCGACAATTAGCGAGCCATACGGCAGGCATCAGAAGTTACAAAGGAAAAGAGTACGGCTTAAATAAACCTTATTCAATAAAAGAAAGTATAGAAGTTTTTAAAGAAGATGATTTACTTTTTGAGCCAGGAACAAGTTATCATTATAATAGCTTTGATTGGGTGCTTATTTCATTAGCTATACAAGAGGTAAGTGGCTTATCTTTTGAAAAATATGTAGAAGAAAAAGTTTTAAAACCTTTAGGTTTACAACATATTTTGCCAGCGAGCCCAAGTGGTGTAGATGTATTGAAAGATGCTACTTTAAGTTTGGTGAATTTTTATTCAAAATTAGCATTTGGTTTTAAAGCAGCAATACCCGTAAATAATTATTATAAGATAGCAGGCGGTGGTTTTTTAGCAACTTCGGCAGCAATAGCTAAACTTGGTCAGGTTTATTTAAATAAAGAAACTTTGATAGATGATGCACTTCTTTCTCAATTCATAACAACAGAAACTATAAATAATAAACCAATATATTATGGGTTAGGTTGGCAAAGCAGTCAAGATAAATCAGGTAGGGTATACTACGGGCATATAGGTAATGGTGTAGGCGGATATTCTAATTTTTTCGTTTATCCAAAACAAAAAACTGTGATTTCAATATTGGTAAACTGCACAAACCCTAATATTCAAAAAGAATTAGATGAGGTTATTAATGAGATACTTCATTTAGAAGCTTAA
- a CDS encoding bifunctional 3-deoxy-7-phosphoheptulonate synthase/chorismate mutase type II — protein sequence MENSKQMRTWLDDMNLDHPLVIAGPCSAETEEQVLKIAHQLKDTDVNYYRAGIWKPRTRPGMFEGVGALGLKWLQKVKAETGMKTCTEVANAAHVKLALEHDVDLLWIGARSTVSPFIMQEIADALGDTDKIVLVKNPVNPDLALWLGGIERLKTAGVKNLGAIHRGFSTYEKTKYRNIPEWQLAIEFQNRFPDLPLINDPSHITGNREMIFDVCQTALDLNFDGLMIETHFDPENAWSDAAQQVTPEKLVQIMRDLKIRKESDPEAEYNSDLSNLRAQIDVVDTQLIEMLGKRMKISDGIGALKKQKNVAVLQSNRWNQILGAMILEGESKGLSEEFILKMFKAIHQESINHQEKVINS from the coding sequence ATGGAAAATTCAAAACAAATGAGAACATGGTTGGATGATATGAACCTAGATCATCCACTAGTAATAGCAGGGCCATGTAGTGCGGAAACAGAAGAACAAGTATTGAAAATTGCTCATCAATTAAAAGATACTGATGTAAACTATTACCGTGCAGGTATTTGGAAACCAAGAACTCGTCCAGGAATGTTTGAGGGTGTAGGCGCTTTAGGCTTAAAATGGTTACAGAAAGTTAAAGCTGAAACAGGTATGAAAACCTGTACAGAAGTTGCAAATGCAGCGCATGTAAAATTAGCTTTAGAGCATGATGTTGATTTATTATGGATTGGAGCACGTTCTACAGTAAGTCCATTTATCATGCAAGAAATTGCAGATGCTTTAGGCGATACTGACAAGATTGTATTGGTTAAAAACCCAGTAAACCCCGATTTAGCGCTTTGGCTAGGTGGAATTGAAAGATTAAAGACGGCAGGTGTTAAAAACTTAGGCGCTATTCATAGAGGTTTCTCTACTTACGAAAAAACAAAATATAGAAATATTCCAGAATGGCAATTAGCTATTGAATTTCAGAATAGATTTCCAGATTTACCTTTAATTAATGATCCTTCTCATATTACAGGAAATAGAGAAATGATTTTTGATGTATGCCAAACGGCTTTAGATCTTAACTTTGATGGTTTAATGATCGAAACTCATTTTGATCCTGAAAATGCTTGGAGTGATGCTGCACAGCAAGTAACACCAGAGAAGCTAGTTCAAATCATGCGCGATTTAAAAATTAGAAAAGAATCTGATCCTGAAGCAGAATACAATAGTGATTTGAGTAATTTAAGAGCTCAGATAGATGTTGTCGATACACAGCTAATTGAAATGCTAGGGAAAAGAATGAAAATTTCTGACGGTATTGGCGCATTAAAAAAGCAAAAAAATGTTGCTGTTCTTCAATCTAATAGATGGAATCAAATTTTAGGAGCAATGATCCTAGAAGGAGAATCTAAAGGATTAAGTGAAGAATTTATCTTGAAAATGTTTAAAGCTATTCATCAAGAGTCTATTAATCACCAAGAGAAAGTAATAAATTCATAA
- the dtd gene encoding D-aminoacyl-tRNA deacylase: protein MRAVIQRVSRASVAVDGSLIAKIGEGILLLLGIENSDTREDIEWLSRKVANLRIFNDKDGVMNTSLLDSNGEAIVVSQFTLHAATKKGNRPSYIKAAKPDIAIPLYEQFITQLEKDLGKRIGTGVFGADMKVDLLNDGPVTIIVDTKNKE from the coding sequence GTGAGAGCAGTAATACAAAGAGTTTCTAGGGCCAGTGTAGCTGTAGATGGTAGTTTGATTGCTAAAATAGGAGAAGGTATATTACTTCTTTTAGGAATAGAAAATTCAGATACCAGAGAAGATATAGAGTGGCTTTCAAGAAAAGTTGCAAACCTTCGTATTTTTAATGATAAAGACGGAGTTATGAATACATCTTTATTAGATAGTAATGGAGAGGCGATTGTTGTTAGTCAATTTACACTACATGCAGCAACAAAAAAAGGCAATCGACCATCTTATATTAAAGCAGCTAAACCGGATATAGCTATTCCGCTTTATGAACAATTTATAACTCAATTAGAAAAAGATTTAGGTAAGCGTATCGGCACAGGAGTTTTTGGAGCAGATATGAAAGTTGATTTATTAAATGATGGGCCTGTGACTATTATAGTCGACACAAAAAATAAAGAATAG
- a CDS encoding head GIN domain-containing protein, translated as MKKVILISLLFISITAFAQRIVDKDMGSFNEIKVYDLIEVNLIKSDENRVLIKGDNVDDINLVNKDGVLKIKMEFEKIFHGENTFVEVYYTDLDLIDGNEGARITSNETIEQNALELKVQEGAKIKVGLKVSYLVVRAVTGGIVEASGVSENQDVVLNTGGIYEGRSLRTRIAKVKITAGGEAEVYVSERLDVKVKAGGDVDVYGSPKEVNKSTFVGGSIRIVD; from the coding sequence ATGAAAAAAGTAATACTTATAAGCCTACTCTTTATCTCAATAACGGCTTTTGCACAACGAATAGTAGATAAAGATATGGGGAGTTTTAATGAGATTAAAGTATACGACCTTATTGAAGTCAATTTAATAAAATCTGATGAAAATAGAGTTTTAATAAAGGGCGATAATGTTGATGATATCAATTTAGTTAATAAGGATGGAGTTCTAAAAATAAAAATGGAATTTGAAAAAATATTCCACGGAGAAAATACATTTGTTGAAGTATATTATACAGATTTAGATTTGATAGATGGTAATGAAGGGGCAAGAATAACATCTAACGAAACTATCGAACAAAATGCATTAGAGCTTAAAGTTCAAGAAGGAGCAAAAATAAAAGTAGGTTTAAAAGTTTCTTATTTAGTAGTAAGAGCTGTGACGGGAGGTATAGTAGAGGCTTCAGGTGTATCTGAAAATCAAGATGTAGTTTTAAACACAGGGGGCATTTACGAAGGCCGTTCTTTAAGAACTCGAATCGCTAAAGTGAAAATTACAGCAGGGGGTGAAGCTGAGGTGTATGTTTCAGAAAGGTTGGATGTGAAGGTTAAAGCAGGTGGTGATGTTGATGTTTATGGCAGCCCAAAAGAAGTAAATAAAAGCACTTTTGTAGGTGGTAGTATCCGTATAGTTGATTAA
- a CDS encoding pyridoxal phosphate-dependent aminotransferase, with protein sequence MITTADRLNSVEEYYFSKKLREVRGLMAEGRPIINMGIGSPDLDPSEAVLKAISEAVAHAGAHQYQSYQGLPELRQEVANFYKSNFNVTVNPANEILPLMGSKEGILHISMAFLNPGDEALIPNPGYPTYTSVTNLVGAVPKYYDLLAGNNWFPDLDFLELQDLSKVKIMWVCYPHMPTGAVATKEQFKSLIAFAKRNDILLVNDNPYSFVLNNDPKSILDVDGAKDVTLELNSLSKTFNMAGWRVGMVLGSEDHINAVLKVKSNMDSGMFYGIQKGAIEALKSGQDWFDKLNEVYSKRRELVYQLADKLNCVYDRNSVGMFVWAKLPDGVKSAENFIDNILYDKNIFITPGTIFGSNGEGYIRFSLCVTEDKIKEAISRF encoded by the coding sequence ATGATTACTACAGCAGATAGATTGAATTCGGTTGAAGAATACTACTTTTCAAAAAAATTAAGGGAAGTTAGAGGCTTAATGGCAGAAGGTAGGCCGATTATAAATATGGGAATAGGAAGTCCAGATTTAGATCCGTCTGAGGCTGTTTTAAAAGCAATTTCAGAAGCAGTTGCACATGCAGGTGCACACCAGTATCAAAGTTATCAAGGTTTGCCAGAGTTGCGTCAAGAAGTTGCGAATTTCTATAAATCTAATTTTAACGTAACTGTAAATCCAGCAAATGAAATATTACCTTTAATGGGTTCTAAAGAAGGCATTTTACATATTAGTATGGCTTTTTTAAACCCTGGTGATGAAGCTTTGATACCTAACCCTGGATATCCGACATATACATCGGTTACTAATTTGGTAGGTGCGGTACCAAAGTATTACGATTTACTTGCAGGTAATAACTGGTTTCCAGATTTAGATTTTCTTGAATTACAAGATTTGTCTAAAGTGAAAATAATGTGGGTATGTTACCCGCATATGCCAACAGGTGCAGTTGCAACAAAAGAACAGTTTAAAAGTTTAATCGCGTTTGCAAAACGAAACGATATATTACTTGTAAATGATAACCCTTATAGTTTTGTTTTAAATAACGACCCTAAAAGTATATTAGATGTTGATGGGGCTAAAGATGTTACGTTAGAATTAAACTCATTAAGTAAAACTTTTAACATGGCAGGCTGGCGTGTAGGTATGGTTTTAGGTAGTGAAGATCATATAAATGCAGTTTTAAAGGTGAAAAGTAATATGGATTCTGGAATGTTTTACGGAATTCAAAAAGGTGCTATTGAAGCTTTAAAAAGTGGGCAAGACTGGTTTGATAAATTAAACGAAGTTTATAGCAAGCGTAGAGAGTTAGTTTATCAATTAGCAGATAAACTTAATTGTGTTTATGATAGAAATAGTGTTGGTATGTTTGTTTGGGCTAAATTACCAGACGGAGTAAAATCAGCAGAAAATTTTATAGATAACATTTTATATGATAAAAATATATTTATAACACCAGGTACAATATTCGGAAGTAACGGCGAAGGTTATATACGATTTTCACTTTGTGTTACAGAAGATAAAATTAAAGAAGCAATAAGTAGGTTTTAA
- a CDS encoding YafY family protein has translation MEDLEKPRISRLTSILTQLQSNKLLTAKMLADKYKVSVRTIYRDIRTLENSGVPIITEEGRGYSLMEGYQLPPVMFSENEANALITAEQLVIKNKDTSFVQHYSEAILKIKAILKNSQKQKSNLLTNRVYFTENYKAQTTSSYLMLLQSAITNFEILEMEYMSLENNFTKRKIEPFALYSTEGNWVLIAFCLLRKEFRAFRIDHIKKVMSTNSYFESHNMTLQDYFKMCAEKYKNTPDTPLS, from the coding sequence ATGGAAGACCTAGAAAAGCCAAGAATTTCAAGACTAACATCGATTTTGACACAATTGCAATCTAATAAGCTTTTAACAGCTAAAATGCTTGCTGATAAATACAAGGTGAGTGTAAGAACTATTTATAGGGATATTAGAACTCTAGAAAATTCTGGTGTTCCAATTATTACAGAAGAAGGTAGAGGGTATTCATTAATGGAAGGTTATCAATTGCCACCGGTTATGTTTAGCGAAAATGAAGCAAATGCTTTAATCACAGCGGAGCAATTGGTTATTAAGAATAAAGACACTTCTTTTGTTCAACATTATAGCGAGGCTATTTTAAAAATAAAAGCTATTTTAAAAAACTCTCAGAAACAGAAGTCTAATTTGTTGACTAATCGAGTTTATTTTACGGAAAATTATAAGGCACAGACAACAAGTAGTTATTTAATGCTTTTGCAATCGGCTATTACTAATTTTGAAATTTTAGAGATGGAATACATGTCTTTAGAAAATAATTTTACAAAACGTAAAATAGAGCCTTTTGCTTTGTATAGCACAGAAGGTAATTGGGTGCTCATTGCTTTTTGTTTGTTGAGAAAAGAATTTAGAGCTTTTAGAATAGATCACATAAAAAAAGTGATGTCAACAAATTCTTATTTTGAATCACATAATATGACGCTTCAAGATTATTTTAAAATGTGTGCAGAAAAATATAAAAACACCCCTGACACACCTTTGTCATAG
- a CDS encoding prephenate dehydrogenase, translating to MNVFVIGVGLIGGSMAKDIKKENPEAIVYGIDINDNHLDEALSIGVIDKKAVYKDLSIADIVIVSVPVDIMVSELPKVLDVVNDEAVVLDAGSTKALICNTVANHPKRRNFLACHPIAGTEFSGPAAAINDLYKGKTNIICEVEKTAFKLQEKALAIFQQLGMRIRYMNPEAHDKHIAYVSHLSHISSFMLGKTVIEKEKNERDIFDMAGSGFESTVRLAKSSPAMWTPIFKQNKDNVIETLEEYIHNLEAFKTMIIEDDYDGIYKEMNSTNRIKEILNGIPLNKK from the coding sequence ATGAATGTATTTGTAATAGGTGTTGGGTTAATTGGTGGTTCTATGGCCAAGGATATTAAAAAAGAAAATCCAGAGGCGATTGTATACGGTATAGATATTAACGATAATCACTTAGATGAAGCTTTATCTATTGGTGTAATTGATAAAAAAGCAGTTTATAAAGATTTATCAATAGCGGATATAGTAATTGTCTCAGTGCCCGTAGATATTATGGTTTCAGAACTTCCTAAAGTGTTGGATGTCGTAAATGACGAGGCAGTCGTGTTGGATGCAGGCTCTACAAAAGCTTTAATTTGTAATACAGTAGCAAATCATCCTAAGAGAAGAAATTTTTTAGCATGCCACCCAATTGCCGGAACTGAATTTTCAGGGCCAGCAGCAGCAATTAATGATTTATATAAAGGGAAGACAAATATTATTTGCGAAGTAGAAAAAACAGCATTCAAATTGCAAGAAAAAGCATTAGCTATTTTTCAACAATTAGGAATGAGAATTAGATATATGAATCCAGAGGCGCATGATAAGCATATAGCATACGTTTCACATTTATCACACATTAGTTCTTTTATGTTAGGAAAGACAGTAATAGAGAAAGAGAAAAATGAACGTGATATTTTTGACATGGCTGGGAGTGGTTTTGAAAGCACAGTACGTTTAGCAAAAAGTTCTCCAGCAATGTGGACACCTATATTTAAGCAGAATAAAGACAATGTTATAGAGACCCTTGAGGAGTATATACATAATTTAGAAGCCTTTAAAACCATGATTATTGAAGATGATTATGATGGAATCTATAAAGAAATGAATAGCACAAATAGAATAAAAGAAATATTAAACGGAATACCTCTAAACAAAAAATAG
- the rsgA gene encoding ribosome small subunit-dependent GTPase A, with protein MIGVVYKSTGSWYTVKATSGDFYECRIKGKFRIKGIKSTNPIAVGDKVTFEVEETGDETVGVISEIANRKNYIIRKSVNLSKQTHIIAANLDQVFLMVTLNNPPTSTSFIDRFLVTAEAYQIPAILLFNKTDTYSPEETDEIKYLAALYRSIGYQCIGISSTTGKNIDQVKELMSGKTSMFSGHSGVGKSTLVNTIEPKLDLKTKKISTQHSQGQHTTTFAEMYDLEFGAKIIDTPGIKGFGIVDMEKEEIGNYFPDFFKLKDQCKFNNCLHIEEPKCAIKDALDNDEIAWSRYRSYVQMIKGEEENYRVDIHGEKK; from the coding sequence ATGATAGGAGTTGTATATAAATCTACCGGTAGTTGGTACACTGTTAAGGCAACAAGTGGTGATTTTTATGAATGCAGGATTAAAGGTAAATTTCGAATAAAAGGAATAAAAAGCACGAACCCTATAGCTGTTGGAGACAAGGTAACCTTCGAGGTTGAAGAAACTGGAGATGAAACAGTAGGTGTTATTTCTGAAATTGCTAATAGGAAAAATTATATCATTCGAAAATCGGTAAACCTATCTAAGCAAACACATATTATTGCAGCAAATTTAGATCAGGTTTTTTTAATGGTAACTTTAAATAACCCACCTACCTCAACAAGTTTTATCGATCGGTTTTTAGTAACGGCAGAGGCATATCAAATTCCGGCAATTCTATTATTTAATAAAACAGATACTTATAGTCCTGAAGAAACGGATGAAATAAAATATTTAGCAGCTTTGTATAGAAGCATTGGATATCAATGTATTGGGATTTCTTCTACAACGGGTAAAAATATTGATCAGGTTAAAGAGCTAATGAGTGGAAAAACTAGTATGTTTTCTGGACATTCTGGTGTAGGTAAATCAACATTAGTAAATACAATTGAACCTAAGTTAGATTTAAAAACAAAAAAAATATCTACCCAACATTCTCAAGGGCAGCATACGACCACCTTTGCAGAAATGTATGATTTAGAATTTGGAGCTAAAATTATAGACACCCCAGGTATTAAAGGTTTTGGAATTGTTGATATGGAAAAAGAAGAGATAGGGAATTATTTTCCAGATTTTTTTAAATTGAAAGATCAATGTAAATTCAATAATTGCTTACATATTGAAGAGCCAAAATGTGCAATTAAAGATGCCTTAGATAATGATGAAATAGCATGGAGTAGGTACCGTAGTTATGTTCAGATGATTAAAGGAGAAGAAGAAAATTATAGAGTTGATATTCACGGAGAAAAAAAGTGA
- a CDS encoding prephenate dehydratase, with translation MKLKIAIQGIKGSNHHQVARDYFGEDLDLIECLSFDELVDQTLSGRADKAVMAIENSIAGSIIPNYALVFHNDLHVIGEYYLSIQHNLMVYRGQKLHDVEEVHSHPMALLQCKDFLKSYPHIKLVEAVDTAETAQRIQEHQIKNIAAIAPKAASELYGLDIIASEIQTITNNSTRFIILSTEENKLPKNDTTKASLRFIVDHKRGSLAAVLNVMSDCNLNLTKIQSLPVIERPWKYAFFVDVTFEEYQHFQKAKSLLEIMSEEFKVLGEYKNARA, from the coding sequence ATGAAATTAAAAATAGCCATTCAGGGAATTAAAGGTTCTAATCACCATCAGGTAGCTAGAGATTATTTTGGAGAAGATTTAGACTTGATAGAGTGTTTGTCTTTTGATGAATTAGTAGATCAAACTTTATCTGGTAGGGCAGATAAAGCAGTGATGGCAATTGAAAATTCTATTGCAGGTTCGATAATACCTAACTATGCGCTTGTTTTTCATAATGATTTACATGTTATAGGAGAATATTATTTAAGTATACAACATAATTTAATGGTATATAGAGGTCAAAAGCTTCATGATGTTGAAGAAGTGCATTCGCACCCTATGGCTTTATTACAATGTAAAGATTTTTTAAAATCATACCCTCATATTAAGTTAGTAGAAGCTGTAGATACAGCAGAAACAGCGCAGAGGATACAAGAACATCAAATAAAAAACATTGCAGCTATAGCACCTAAAGCGGCATCAGAATTGTACGGTTTAGATATTATAGCATCAGAAATACAAACGATTACAAATAACTCTACTCGCTTTATAATATTAAGCACAGAAGAAAACAAATTACCAAAAAATGATACAACTAAAGCATCTTTACGTTTTATTGTAGATCACAAAAGAGGTAGTCTTGCAGCTGTTTTAAATGTAATGAGTGATTGTAACCTGAATTTAACAAAAATACAATCGTTGCCAGTTATAGAGCGACCTTGGAAGTATGCTTTTTTTGTAGATGTAACTTTTGAAGAATATCAACATTTTCAAAAAGCAAAATCATTATTAGAAATAATGTCAGAAGAATTTAAAGTTTTAGGAGAATATAAAAACGCCAGAGCATGA
- a CDS encoding GyrI-like domain-containing protein, with translation METTKKEGFTIVGVTVKTTNENRQAAKDIPMLWNEFMIDNVKSKIKNKVDDTVYALYTNYEGDHTKPYTTMIGCKVENLENIPEELTVKIIPEATYAKFIAKGDLTKNVVYDKWLTIWNTNLERMFTTDIEVYNEKAINPKDGEVEIYVAIK, from the coding sequence ATGGAGACAACAAAAAAAGAAGGTTTTACAATTGTAGGTGTTACGGTTAAAACAACAAATGAAAACAGGCAAGCAGCAAAGGATATTCCAATGTTATGGAATGAGTTTATGATTGATAATGTGAAAAGTAAAATTAAAAATAAAGTTGATGATACTGTTTATGCTCTTTATACAAATTATGAAGGAGACCACACTAAACCTTATACAACAATGATAGGATGTAAGGTGGAAAACCTAGAAAATATCCCTGAAGAATTAACCGTTAAAATTATTCCAGAGGCAACATATGCTAAATTTATAGCGAAGGGAGATTTGACTAAAAATGTAGTTTATGACAAATGGTTAACTATTTGGAATACAAATTTAGAAAGGATGTTTACGACTGATATAGAGGTCTATAACGAAAAAGCGATTAACCCTAAAGATGGCGAAGTTGAAATTTATGTAGCGATTAAGTAA